The following proteins are co-located in the Tachysurus vachellii isolate PV-2020 chromosome 19, HZAU_Pvac_v1, whole genome shotgun sequence genome:
- the wnt1 gene encoding protein Wnt-1 codes for MQFLALFTVLKAACVLLLSSRISSSAAANSSGRWWGIVNVASSTNLLTNSKNVQLALDPSLALLNRRQRRLIRQNPGILHAIAAGLHTAIKECKWQFRNRRWNCPTSHSPTVFGRIINRGCRETAFVFAITSAGVTHAVARSCSEGSIESCTCDYRRRGPGGPDWHWGGCSDNVDFGRMFTREFVDSSERGRDLRYLINVHNNEAGRITVSSEMRQECKCHGMSGSCTIRTCWMRLPSFRTVGDLLKDRFDGASRVVYANKGSNRASHRADPRHLQPENPAHKLPSVKDLVYFEKSPNFCSYNSKMGTLGTSGRTCNSSSPALDGCELLCCGRGYKTRIEKVTERCHCTFHWCCHVSCLNCTSTQTLHQCL; via the exons GGGGATTGTGAATGTAGCATCATCCACCAACCTCCTCACCAATAGCAAGAATGTACAATTAGCCCTGGACCCTAGCCTTGCTTTGCTAAACCGTCGACAGAGGAGGTTGATTCGGCAAAACCCCGGCATCCTCCATGCCATCGCAGCTGGTCTTCATACGGCCATCAAGGAGTGCAAGTGGCAGTTCCGCAACCGCCGGTGGAACTGTCCGACATCCCACAGCCCTACGGTGTTTGGCAGAATCATCAACAGAG GCTGCCGAGAGACAGCATTTGTGTTTGCTATCACAAGTGCTGGTGTTACCCACGCTGTGGCACGTTCCTGTTCTGAAGGCTCAATCGAGTCATGCACCTGTGACTACCGGAGACGAGGGCCTGGGGGTCCAGACTGGCACTGGGGAGGTTGTAGCGACAATGTTGACTTTGGCAGAATGTTTACACGGGAGTTTGTTGACTCCAGTGAGAGGGGCCGAGACCTGCGATACCTCATTAACGTACACAATAATGAGGCAGGAAGAATT ACTGTTTCCTCAGAGATGCGTCAGGAGTGTAAATGTCATGGGATGTCAGGCTCCTGCACTATTCGCACCTGCTGGATGCGCCTGCCCAGCTTCAGAACAGTTGGAGACTTATTAAAAGATCGTTTTGATGGTGCTTCCAGAGTGGTGTATGCTAATAAAGGCAGCAACCGAGCTTCTCATCGAGCCGACCCTCGCCACCTGCAGCCTGAGAACCCTGCTCACAAACTCCCTTCTGTGAAAGATCTTGTCTACTTTGAGAAATCACCCAACTTCTGCTCCTACAACAGCAAAATGGGCACGCTTGGCACATCTGGGCGCACCTGCAACAGTTCTTCACCAGCGTTGGATGGCTGCGAGTTGCTGTGCTGTGGGAGAGGTTATAAGACCCGGATTGAGAAGGTCACTGAGAGATGTCACTGCACTTTCCACTGGTGCTGCCATGTGAGCTGCCTCAACTGCACCAGTACACAGACACTTCACCAGTGCTTATAA